From the genome of Amycolatopsis sp. NBC_01488, one region includes:
- a CDS encoding NUDIX domain-containing protein: MTTIASAPDRNPRVRVTDVEVLSSAWYVLRRTTFDYQHRDGRWTSEQRETYDRGNGATVLLYDVEGGTVLLTRQFRYPVYVNDHPDGMFLEMAAGLLDADDPETAIRREAQEETGVRIGELERVFDVYPSPGSVTERLHCYAAPYDPADRGEGGGIAAEGEDIEVVQLRFEDALKKIETGEISDAKTIMLLQWAALRGPFSAAAG; the protein is encoded by the coding sequence ATGACCACCATCGCAAGCGCCCCCGACCGCAACCCCCGCGTCCGCGTCACCGACGTGGAAGTGCTGTCCTCGGCCTGGTACGTCCTGCGCCGCACGACGTTCGACTACCAGCACCGGGATGGCCGGTGGACCAGCGAGCAGCGGGAGACCTACGACCGCGGCAACGGCGCCACCGTGCTGCTCTACGACGTCGAGGGCGGCACGGTGCTGCTGACGCGGCAGTTCCGCTATCCCGTCTACGTCAACGACCACCCGGACGGCATGTTCCTGGAGATGGCCGCGGGCCTGCTGGACGCCGACGACCCGGAGACGGCGATCCGCCGCGAGGCTCAGGAGGAGACGGGCGTCCGCATCGGCGAGCTGGAGCGCGTCTTCGACGTCTACCCGAGCCCGGGCTCGGTGACCGAGCGCCTGCACTGCTACGCGGCGCCGTACGACCCGGCGGACCGCGGCGAGGGCGGCGGGATCGCGGCGGAGGGGGAGGACATCGAGGTGGTGCAGCTGCGCTTCGAGGACGCTCTCAAGAAGATCGAGACGGGAGAGATCTCGGACGCGAAGACGATCATGCTGCTGCAGTGGGCGGCTCTCCGCGGCCCGTTCAGCGCCGCGGCGGGATAG
- a CDS encoding DeoR/GlpR family DNA-binding transcription regulator — MLVGERRDLLLARLAAEGKVLAKDVAAELGVSEDSIRRDLRDLAAAGLCQRVYGGALPVSPAVADYASRTAIAVDGKDRVAQVAASLVRPGSTVILDGGTTTLAVAKALPGDLEATVVTHSPTVAVALLDHANVEVFLLGGRLFRHSAVTCGAAAAEAAQAISADVFLLGVTGVHPDAGLTTGDAEEAAMKRTLARRAADTYVLASAEKLGAASRFTVLPLADVAGVITDAENVQELAERVPILRA; from the coding sequence ATGTTGGTCGGTGAACGTCGCGACCTGCTGCTCGCCCGGCTCGCGGCCGAGGGCAAGGTGCTGGCCAAGGACGTCGCGGCCGAGCTGGGCGTCTCGGAGGACAGCATCCGCCGGGACCTGCGCGACCTGGCCGCCGCCGGGCTCTGCCAGCGCGTCTACGGCGGCGCGCTGCCCGTCTCCCCCGCCGTCGCCGACTACGCGAGCCGCACGGCGATCGCCGTCGACGGCAAGGACCGCGTCGCGCAGGTCGCCGCGAGCCTGGTCCGGCCCGGGTCGACCGTCATCCTCGACGGCGGCACCACCACCCTCGCCGTCGCGAAAGCCCTGCCCGGGGACCTCGAGGCCACCGTCGTCACGCACAGCCCGACCGTCGCCGTGGCCCTCCTCGACCACGCGAACGTCGAGGTGTTCCTGCTGGGCGGGCGCCTGTTCCGGCACTCCGCGGTCACCTGCGGCGCCGCCGCGGCCGAGGCCGCCCAGGCGATCAGCGCCGACGTCTTCCTGCTCGGCGTCACCGGCGTCCACCCCGACGCCGGGCTCACCACCGGTGACGCCGAGGAGGCCGCGATGAAACGCACCCTGGCCCGGCGTGCTGCCGACACCTACGTGCTGGCCAGCGCCGAGAAGCTCGGGGCGGCCTCGCGATTCACCGTCCTGCCCCTCGCCGACGTCGCCGGCGTGATCACCGATGCGGAGAACGTGCAGGAACTTGCAGAGCGGGTGCCGATCCTGCGGGCATGA
- a CDS encoding PIG-L deacetylase family protein, with amino-acid sequence MTTIVAFHAHADDPVLLSGGTLARAAADGHRVVVVVATDGMDASVPSPRWAELEASAAILGVRRVVHLGYADSGHGPELYPDPPGRQRFARADTEEAAHRLAAILHEERADVLLGYDPNGGYGHRDHVKVHQVARRAARLSGTRLLEATLPRDFALRFVRVLRVLRIPFEYDVEALERAYSPASSVTHRFDVRRFAGRKQAALAAHVSDVRGTGRLAAVLRVLVWLPAPLFAVVAGREWYVEVMPAGSAPALQVPARSPHR; translated from the coding sequence ATGACGACCATCGTGGCCTTCCACGCCCACGCCGACGACCCCGTCCTGCTCAGCGGCGGCACCCTCGCCCGCGCGGCGGCCGACGGGCACCGGGTGGTGGTCGTCGTGGCCACCGACGGCATGGACGCTTCGGTGCCCAGCCCGCGGTGGGCCGAGCTGGAGGCGAGCGCGGCCATCCTCGGCGTCCGGCGCGTCGTGCACCTGGGGTACGCCGACAGCGGGCACGGGCCCGAGCTGTACCCGGACCCGCCCGGCCGGCAGCGCTTCGCCCGCGCCGACACCGAGGAGGCCGCGCACCGGCTCGCCGCGATCCTGCACGAGGAGCGGGCCGACGTCCTGCTGGGCTACGACCCCAACGGCGGCTACGGCCACCGAGACCACGTCAAGGTCCACCAAGTCGCCCGGCGAGCGGCCCGCCTGAGCGGGACGCGGCTGCTGGAGGCCACGCTGCCCCGCGACTTCGCGCTGCGGTTCGTCCGGGTCCTGCGGGTGCTGCGCATCCCGTTCGAGTACGACGTCGAAGCGCTCGAGCGCGCCTACAGCCCGGCCTCGTCGGTCACCCACCGGTTCGACGTGCGGCGGTTCGCCGGGCGCAAGCAGGCCGCGCTGGCGGCGCACGTGTCCGACGTTCGCGGCACCGGGCGGCTCGCGGCGGTGTTGCGGGTGCTCGTGTGGCTGCCGGCGCCGTTGTTCGCGGTGGTGGCGGGCCGGGAGTGGTACGTCGAAGTCATGCCCGCAGGATCGGCACCCGCTCTGCAAGTTCCTGCACGTTCTCCGCATCGGTGA
- a CDS encoding polyprenol monophosphomannose synthase produces MSQAPRGARGIEPVLVVIPTYNERENLGPILDRLHKVLPDVHVLVVDDGSPDGTGELADERAAANENVHVMHRTEKAGLGAAYIAGFRWGLAREYNTIVEMDADGSHAPEDLPRLLDAVGDADLAIGSRYVPGGAVVNWPLKRQVLSRGANVYSQIALGMRTRDITAGFRAYRRPVLEKLALDEVNSHGYCFQIDLTIRTAEAGFEIVEVPITFTEREIGESKMDGSIIREAFLRVAKWGAERRWQQVRRLLKRG; encoded by the coding sequence ATGTCGCAGGCGCCGCGGGGGGCCCGGGGAATCGAGCCGGTGCTGGTGGTGATCCCGACGTACAACGAGCGGGAGAACCTCGGCCCGATCCTGGATCGCCTGCACAAGGTACTCCCGGACGTGCACGTGCTCGTGGTGGACGACGGCAGCCCGGACGGCACCGGCGAGCTGGCCGACGAGCGCGCGGCCGCGAACGAGAACGTCCACGTCATGCACCGGACCGAGAAGGCGGGGCTGGGGGCGGCCTACATCGCCGGGTTCCGGTGGGGCCTGGCGCGGGAGTACAACACGATCGTCGAGATGGACGCCGACGGCTCGCACGCGCCGGAGGACCTGCCGCGGCTGCTGGACGCGGTCGGTGACGCGGACCTGGCCATCGGGTCGCGGTACGTGCCGGGCGGCGCCGTGGTGAACTGGCCGCTGAAGCGCCAGGTGCTCTCGCGCGGCGCCAACGTCTACTCGCAGATCGCGCTCGGCATGCGCACGCGCGACATCACGGCCGGTTTCCGCGCCTACCGGCGCCCGGTGCTGGAGAAGCTGGCGCTGGACGAGGTCAACTCGCACGGCTACTGCTTCCAGATCGACCTGACGATCCGCACGGCCGAAGCCGGGTTCGAAATCGTCGAGGTGCCGATCACCTTCACCGAACGCGAGATCGGCGAGTCCAAGATGGACGGCTCGATCATCCGTGAGGCGTTCCTGCGGGTGGCGAAGTGGGGCGCCGAGCGCCGATGGCAGCAGGTCCGGCGGCTGCTCAAGCGCGGCTGA
- the lnt gene encoding apolipoprotein N-acyltransferase: protein MAVTVADPEPGAPHQPARTRRFPRAWLLRLAGALVSGFAYYLSFAPRPLWWLAPLAFAGFALVLRGRRRFRGAFGYGFAFGFVFFLPLLTWLLDFLGPDFGPWPWLGLSFALALYYGLAGGLITLVSRLPAGPLWAALVFIALETPRAWFPFGGFPWGRVAFSQPEGAFLPLASIGGAPLVGLAVVLTGFCLAALLGRLWDGRAALMAALRTRPAVFAAAGTLLPVVAGLALWPTIGTDAQDGERTVATVQGNAPNIGLALQGQREVLRRNTIAESERLLDAIHAGKVPKPDLLLWPESATTVTGPDPQVDQLVANFGVPALIGAIYELPDRHLQNSVIAWDPHTGPGARYAKQQLVPFGEYVPARKLAELVTPFLDSETVDMVPGDGTNQALAVAGTKVGAFVCYEAAFDYPGRDAVRDGAELLVVPTNNAWYGESEMSLQQLAMSRLRAVEHGRAVVVSAVSGVSAIVAPDGTVTSSTGLFTADSLVGRVPLRTQTTLSDRLGAWTEYGLLALAIAGVAGGLVLRFRTRRGSAGTAGEAAD, encoded by the coding sequence GTGGCAGTCACCGTGGCGGACCCCGAACCGGGCGCCCCGCACCAACCCGCCCGTACCCGGCGGTTCCCGCGTGCCTGGCTGCTGCGGCTGGCCGGCGCGCTGGTGTCCGGGTTCGCCTACTACCTGAGCTTCGCGCCACGCCCGCTGTGGTGGCTGGCGCCGCTGGCGTTCGCCGGGTTCGCGCTCGTGCTGCGCGGCCGGCGCCGCTTCCGCGGCGCGTTCGGCTACGGCTTCGCGTTCGGGTTCGTCTTCTTCCTCCCGCTGCTGACGTGGCTGCTCGACTTCCTGGGCCCCGACTTCGGCCCGTGGCCGTGGCTGGGCCTGTCGTTCGCGCTGGCGCTCTACTACGGCCTCGCCGGCGGCCTGATCACGCTGGTGTCCCGCCTGCCGGCCGGGCCGCTGTGGGCCGCGCTGGTGTTCATCGCGCTGGAGACTCCGCGCGCGTGGTTCCCGTTCGGCGGCTTCCCGTGGGGCCGCGTCGCCTTCAGCCAGCCCGAAGGCGCGTTCCTGCCGCTCGCCTCGATCGGCGGCGCGCCGCTGGTCGGCTTGGCCGTCGTCCTCACCGGCTTCTGCCTGGCCGCTCTCCTCGGACGCCTCTGGGACGGCCGGGCGGCGCTCATGGCCGCGCTGCGGACCCGCCCGGCCGTGTTCGCCGCCGCCGGCACGCTGCTGCCCGTCGTGGCCGGCCTGGCGCTCTGGCCGACGATCGGCACCGACGCCCAGGACGGCGAACGGACCGTCGCGACCGTGCAGGGCAACGCCCCGAACATCGGGCTGGCGCTGCAGGGCCAGCGGGAAGTCCTGCGCCGCAACACCATCGCCGAAAGCGAACGGCTCCTCGACGCCATCCACGCCGGGAAGGTCCCGAAGCCGGACCTGCTGCTGTGGCCGGAAAGCGCGACCACCGTCACCGGGCCCGACCCGCAGGTCGACCAGCTCGTCGCGAACTTCGGCGTGCCCGCGCTGATCGGCGCGATCTACGAGCTGCCCGACCGGCACCTCCAGAACTCCGTCATCGCCTGGGACCCGCACACCGGCCCCGGCGCTCGCTACGCCAAGCAGCAGCTGGTGCCCTTCGGCGAATACGTCCCCGCGCGGAAGCTCGCCGAGCTCGTCACGCCGTTCCTCGACTCCGAGACCGTCGACATGGTCCCCGGCGACGGCACCAACCAGGCCCTGGCCGTCGCGGGCACCAAGGTCGGCGCGTTCGTCTGCTACGAAGCGGCGTTCGACTACCCGGGCCGCGACGCGGTGCGCGACGGCGCCGAGCTGCTCGTCGTGCCGACCAACAACGCCTGGTACGGCGAGAGCGAGATGAGCCTCCAGCAGCTGGCCATGTCGCGGCTGCGGGCGGTCGAGCACGGTCGCGCGGTCGTGGTGTCCGCCGTCTCAGGAGTGAGCGCGATCGTCGCCCCCGACGGGACGGTTACCAGCTCAACGGGCCTTTTCACCGCGGATTCCCTGGTCGGGCGCGTCCCGCTGCGGACGCAGACTACGCTGTCGGATCGACTCGGTGCGTGGACGGAGTACGGGCTGCTGGCACTGGCGATCGCCGGGGTGGCCGGCGGGCTCGTGCTCCGTTTTCGCACCCGGCGCGGCAGCGCCGGCACGGCAGGGGAAGCGGCGGACTGA
- a CDS encoding class I SAM-dependent methyltransferase, protein MSEHRVRFAALFDAEVRPHNERFRAAAAVKPGEDVLDVGCGTGESTREAAQAGATALGVDVSEAAIARARELGGARFEVADAQTHAFAAAAFDVVLSRFGAMFFPDPPAAFANLARALRPGGRLVLLVWQERARNEWYSVLHDAVAPGTTPPPAGPHFSLGNPDRTRALLEGAGFRDVEFTELREPVCYGPDAATACEFALGLKDVQELRPTADAPARLRAAFAARETPDGVLLGARTWIVTARLSRA, encoded by the coding sequence GTGAGTGAGCACCGGGTCCGGTTCGCGGCGCTGTTCGACGCCGAGGTCCGCCCGCACAACGAGCGGTTCCGCGCCGCGGCCGCGGTGAAACCCGGCGAGGACGTCCTCGACGTCGGCTGCGGCACCGGCGAGTCCACCCGCGAAGCCGCGCAGGCGGGCGCGACGGCGCTGGGCGTCGACGTTTCGGAAGCCGCCATCGCGAGGGCTCGCGAGCTTGGCGGGGCGAGGTTCGAGGTCGCCGACGCGCAGACCCACGCGTTCGCGGCCGCGGCGTTCGACGTCGTGCTCAGCCGGTTCGGGGCGATGTTCTTCCCCGACCCGCCCGCGGCGTTCGCCAACCTCGCCCGCGCGCTGCGGCCCGGCGGCCGCCTGGTGCTGCTGGTGTGGCAGGAGCGGGCCCGCAACGAGTGGTACTCGGTGCTGCACGACGCCGTCGCGCCCGGCACCACCCCGCCACCCGCCGGGCCGCACTTCTCCCTCGGGAACCCTGATCGCACGCGCGCGCTACTCGAAGGCGCCGGGTTCCGCGACGTCGAGTTCACCGAGCTGCGCGAGCCCGTCTGCTACGGGCCTGATGCGGCGACGGCGTGCGAGTTCGCCCTCGGTCTCAAGGACGTCCAGGAGCTGCGGCCCACCGCGGACGCCCCGGCCCGCCTGCGAGCCGCGTTCGCCGCGCGCGAAACCCCGGACGGCGTGCTGCTGGGCGCCCGGACGTGGATCGTGACCGCCCGGCTCAGCCGCGCTTGA
- a CDS encoding amidohydrolase produces MTDEHTTLLLGGRVYTPAGPDATAMAVTGGTVVWVGQDAPARALHPGAEIVDLQGAFVAPAFVDAHVHATATGLHLTGLDLTGVHSSAELLARVRDAVVPGQVLLAHGWDESAWTDPRLPSRAELDAAAGGTPVYLSRVDVHSALVSTALVALAPAARDAAGWSPDGSLTRAAHHAVRAAVRAAITPDQRERAQRAFLAEAAQHGIVSVHECGGPDISGRDDFAALLALAGPGTPEVVGYWGELGAVDTARALGARGLAGDLFVDGALGSHTAALSTPYADHAGSGTRYLDAHRIGEHLAACTEAGLQAGFHVIGDAAVAEVVEGFRLAEKEVGQRALAARHHRLEHLEMVTAEQAKLLAGWGVVASMQPLFDARWGGEDGMYAERLGADRAAGLNPFSTLAAEGVLLAFGSDAPVTPLDPWASVRAAAYHRTAGAGLSPRAAFTAHTRAGHRAAGVTDGVTGSLVPGAPAHYAIWDATDLVVATPDSRVQRWSTDPRAGVPPLPRLEPGAALPRCLRTVRAGEVLHDAIT; encoded by the coding sequence GTGACGGACGAACACACGACGCTCCTGCTCGGCGGGCGCGTCTACACCCCCGCCGGCCCGGACGCCACGGCGATGGCGGTCACCGGCGGCACCGTGGTCTGGGTCGGCCAGGACGCCCCGGCCCGTGCCCTGCACCCCGGCGCCGAGATCGTCGACCTCCAGGGCGCTTTCGTGGCCCCCGCCTTCGTCGACGCGCACGTCCACGCCACCGCCACCGGCCTGCACCTGACCGGCCTCGACCTCACCGGCGTCCACAGCAGCGCCGAACTGCTGGCCCGCGTACGCGACGCCGTCGTCCCCGGCCAGGTCCTGCTCGCCCACGGCTGGGACGAGAGCGCCTGGACCGACCCGCGGCTGCCCAGCCGCGCCGAGCTCGACGCCGCCGCCGGCGGCACGCCCGTCTACCTCAGCCGCGTCGACGTCCACTCCGCGCTGGTCTCCACGGCTCTGGTCGCGCTCGCCCCGGCCGCCCGCGACGCCGCGGGCTGGTCGCCCGACGGCTCGCTGACCCGCGCCGCCCACCACGCCGTCCGCGCGGCCGTGCGCGCCGCGATCACCCCGGACCAGCGCGAACGCGCCCAGCGCGCGTTCCTCGCCGAAGCCGCACAGCACGGAATCGTCAGCGTCCACGAATGCGGCGGCCCCGACATCTCCGGCCGCGACGACTTCGCCGCCCTGCTCGCCCTCGCCGGCCCCGGCACGCCCGAGGTCGTCGGCTACTGGGGCGAGCTGGGCGCCGTCGACACCGCCCGCGCGCTCGGCGCCCGCGGCCTGGCCGGCGACCTGTTCGTCGACGGCGCGCTCGGCTCCCACACCGCCGCCCTGAGCACGCCGTACGCCGACCACGCCGGATCCGGCACGCGCTACCTCGACGCGCACCGCATCGGCGAGCACCTGGCCGCGTGCACCGAAGCCGGGCTGCAGGCGGGGTTCCACGTCATCGGCGACGCCGCCGTCGCCGAGGTCGTCGAAGGCTTCCGGCTCGCCGAGAAGGAGGTCGGCCAGCGTGCCCTGGCCGCCCGCCACCACCGCCTCGAGCACCTGGAGATGGTCACCGCCGAGCAGGCGAAGCTGCTGGCCGGCTGGGGCGTGGTCGCGTCGATGCAGCCGCTGTTCGACGCCCGGTGGGGCGGCGAGGACGGCATGTACGCCGAACGGCTCGGCGCGGACCGCGCGGCCGGGCTCAACCCGTTTTCGACGTTGGCCGCGGAAGGCGTCCTGCTGGCCTTCGGCTCCGACGCGCCGGTGACGCCACTCGACCCGTGGGCGAGCGTCCGCGCGGCCGCCTACCACCGCACCGCGGGTGCGGGGCTGTCGCCGCGGGCGGCGTTCACCGCCCACACCCGGGCCGGGCACCGCGCCGCCGGGGTCACCGACGGCGTCACCGGCAGCCTCGTCCCGGGCGCCCCGGCGCACTACGCGATCTGGGACGCGACCGACCTCGTCGTCGCGACCCCGGACAGCCGGGTGCAGCGCTGGTCCACCGACCCGCGCGCCGGCGTCCCGCCGCTGCCGAGGCTGGAACCGGGCGCCGCGCTGCCGCGGTGCCTGCGCACGGTCCGCGCGGGTGAAGTCCTCCACGACGCCATCACCTAG